From the genome of Nitrospirae bacterium YQR-1:
GGCAGGAAAGCGACTGTACCGTATGGTCTTTACAGGATGAATGGTTTTATTTCAGCTAATGATGCACAGAAAACAAAGTTTACAGAAGTTGACCTCACACTACTATGGAAATCGTTAATCAATGCTTTTGAAAATGACCGGGCTGCTGCCCGTGGGGAGATGAGCACTGTAAAACTGGTTATATTCAAGCATGATTACCATTTAGGTAATGAGCTTTCAAGCAAGTTGTTTGAGCGGGTGACAGTAACGAAAAATACTGAACTGCCTCGAAAAAAAGCAGATTATGATATTGTTGTTAACAAAGAAAGCCTCCCAACTGGTATTACGATTAAAGAATGGCCGGAAGTGAATGTTTACTGAGGATGAGCTGATACAGCTTTCGGCGTTGCAGCATCTGGTTTTTTGTGAGAGGCAGTGTGCGCTCATACACATAGAGCAGGTATGGGATGAGAACCTCTACACTGCGGAGGGCCGTATTATGCACGAGCATGTTGACTCAGGTAAAAGCGAAAACAGGGGCGATATTAAAATTGCTACAGGCGTGCCGCTTAGGTCGTTAATATTGGGGCTCTCCGGTAAGGCCGATGTTGTGGAATTCCATAAAATCCGGGGCGATTCAGCTAAAAAGAAGGTTACGTGGCAGCCTTTTCCGGTAGAGTATAAGCGCGGCAGCCCCAAACGTGACAACTGCGATAAAGTGCAGTTGTGCGCTCAGGCTATTTGTCTTGAGGAAATGCTCGGCACTGAAATAAAACACGGAGCGCTGTTTTATGGCAAAACCAGAAGACGATTTGATGTGACATTTGATGCCGGACTGAGACACGAAACCGAACAGGCCGCTATGCGGCTTCACGAACTGGTAGAGTCCGGGAAGACGCCTCCGCCGCTCTATGGTGCTAAATGCAAAAACTGTTCGCTTTCAGATATTTGCCTGCCGGAGAAAATAACAAAAGGGAATTTATCGGTGGAAACCTATATTAAAAAATGCCTGAGTCAGGATGCGGAATAAAGCGGTGAACCAACTATGAAAAGGCTGCTAAACACACTATACGTAACAACACAGGGAGCGTATCTAACAAAAGAGGGCGAGACCGTGGTGGTGAAAGTCGGGGATGATACGCTTGGGAAGGTGCCTGTGCATACGCTCTGCAGCATTGTTTGTTTTGGGCAAGTGATGGTAAGTCCGCCACTTATGGGTTTTTGTGCACAACGAAATGTTTCGATGAGTTTTCTGACGGAGTACGGACGTTTTTTAGCAAAAGTGCAGGGACCGGTCTCAGGCAATGTGTTATTGCGCCGGCAGCAGTACCGGCTTGCGGACAGTGCGGATGAATCGGCAAAAGTAGCAAGGTCTGTATTAATAGGAAAAATTTCCAATAGCCGCACTGTGTTAAGGCGCATGTTGAGGGACCATGCTGAACGCCTTGATAATGATGATATGTTAAAAGCTGCGGAACGTCTGGGTATATCGCTTAGAAAGGTTCAGAGTGCCGCTTCACTTGAGCAGTTAAGGGGAATAGAGGGAGATGCGGCACATCATTATTTTAGTGTTTTTGACAATCTGATAATAAGCCAAAGGGAAGAATTCTTTTTTAAGGTAAGAAGCAGGCGTCCACCGATGGACAGGGTCAACTGCCTGCTGTCGTTTTTATATACATTGGTGCTTCATGACATACGAGGTGCGTGTGAGACGGTTGGGCTTGATCCTGCAGTGGGGTATCTACACAGGGATCGCCCGGAGCGAGCGGGGCTTGCGCTTGATATGTTAGAAGAGTTTCGGCCATATCTTGCAGACAGGCTGGTGCTTAGTCTAATAAACTTAAATCAGGTCAAGCCCTCAGGGTTTAAAAAACTTGAAACTGGGGCTGTCACAATGGATGATGAAACACGCAAGGTAGTTTTAGTGGCATATCAAAAGAGAAAACAGGATGAGATAACGCATCCGTTTCTTAATGAGAAGGTATCGGTTGGGATATTATTTCACATTCAGGCGATGTTGTTTGCGCGGTTTACACGTAATGATCTGGAAGGTTATCCACCGTTTATATGGCAGTGATACCAAGCAGCGTTCAATCGCCTAACATCGTTGGCATCGTGGAAAGCTCCGGGGGCATACTCTCCCCTAAATGGGAATCCTCTGCAAGGGAAGGTGCTGCTTTCTCATTGCCGCCTGTGTTTACTTCTGGATGGAACCTTGTAAATCATGTGTAGTAGTAATGACAGGGGAGGAGTGAAACACATTGTTGGTACTGATAAGTTATGATGTGGCGATAGACGGCAACGGTAAGCAGAGATTAAGGCGTGTGGCGAGAGCTTGTCAGGACTATGGCCAGAGAGTGCAGTATTCAGTATTTGAGTGTTTGCTGGATCCTGCGCAGTGGGCGGTATTGCGACAGCGATTGATAGAGGAGATAGATAAAGAGCATGACAGTCTTCGATTCTATTTTCTTGGTTCAAACTGGAAGCACCGCGTGGAGCATATAGGAGCAAAAGGTGGACTGGATCAGGATGGTCCGTTGGTATTTTAGGAAGTGCGAACCCTAAGCGGACATAATTTCCCCCGGGAGGTTCGCAGACCTAAAAAAGTATTTAAAAACAGTTAGTTATGAATATTGCTCTTTGAAAACTATGTTACTTTTTAATTTAAAAATGAGGTTGGCGGATAGTGATCAAATAAGCTATAATTATCAGCAAGTTACATATGTGACCGTCGCTCCCCACGCGGGAGCGTGGATTGAAACTATTGTGTGATCAACTGGGAGCGACTGCGCAAGGTCGCTCCCCACGCGGGAGCGTGGATTGAAACACGGGAATGACAGAGGAAAAGGCCATTTCCGCTGTCGCTCCCCACGCGGGAGCGTGGATTGAAACTGCATAACTTATCGAGGGTTTGGCAATCTTAAAGTCGCTCCCCACGCGGGAGCGTGGATTGAAACGACGTGATGCCAAAAATAGTAGCGCCGCCGGAGGTCGCTCCCCACGCGGGAGCGTGGATTGAAACCAAAACTCATAACGATAAAAGACTTCTGCTTTTAGTCGCTCCCCACGCGGGAGCGTGGATTGAAACGGAGTCAACAGTGGAGATGATGTAATCAGGAAGGCGTCGCTCCCCACGCGGGAGCGTGGATTGAAACGCTTCTGACGCAATTAATATAATAACTGTAATTAGTCGCTCCCCACGCGGGAGCGTGGATTGAAACCTTAAAGCAAAAGGATATGCTTTC
Proteins encoded in this window:
- the cas2 gene encoding CRISPR-associated endonuclease Cas2 — its product is MLVLISYDVAIDGNGKQRLRRVARACQDYGQRVQYSVFECLLDPAQWAVLRQRLIEEIDKEHDSLRFYFLGSNWKHRVEHIGAKGGLDQDGPLVF
- the cas1c gene encoding type I-C CRISPR-associated endonuclease Cas1c; this encodes MKRLLNTLYVTTQGAYLTKEGETVVVKVGDDTLGKVPVHTLCSIVCFGQVMVSPPLMGFCAQRNVSMSFLTEYGRFLAKVQGPVSGNVLLRRQQYRLADSADESAKVARSVLIGKISNSRTVLRRMLRDHAERLDNDDMLKAAERLGISLRKVQSAASLEQLRGIEGDAAHHYFSVFDNLIISQREEFFFKVRSRRPPMDRVNCLLSFLYTLVLHDIRGACETVGLDPAVGYLHRDRPERAGLALDMLEEFRPYLADRLVLSLINLNQVKPSGFKKLETGAVTMDDETRKVVLVAYQKRKQDEITHPFLNEKVSVGILFHIQAMLFARFTRNDLEGYPPFIWQ
- the cas4 gene encoding CRISPR-associated protein Cas4 yields the protein MFTEDELIQLSALQHLVFCERQCALIHIEQVWDENLYTAEGRIMHEHVDSGKSENRGDIKIATGVPLRSLILGLSGKADVVEFHKIRGDSAKKKVTWQPFPVEYKRGSPKRDNCDKVQLCAQAICLEEMLGTEIKHGALFYGKTRRRFDVTFDAGLRHETEQAAMRLHELVESGKTPPPLYGAKCKNCSLSDICLPEKITKGNLSVETYIKKCLSQDAE